The following is a genomic window from Clostridium sp..
CGTACTTTTACGACAAGACTTCTTCATTTTTAGATTATGCAAAAAATTATTTTATAATAGTTGATGATGTTAAAAGGTGCAGTGGCAAGCTTGACAGTGTGTATTTTGAATTTGAAGAAAATTATAAAAGCTTTCTTCAACGAGGCGGTGTACTTCCCGGGCAGGCAAATCTTCTCATAAGTAAAATTCAAGTTATGAAATCTTTGGATTCAAGAGGAGTAATAATACTGGATTCAATTGCAAAATCCAGTGAGTATCTGAGGCCTAAATTCATAACGAAGTTTTCCCAGATAACGTTAAACAATTATAGTGGAAAAATTGACTTGTTAGTTGAAGAAGTAAAGGAGAAAAAAGATAATAGGTTTAAAGTTTTAATTCTTGCAGGAACAAGACCTAGAGGAGAAAGACTGGTTAAAAATTTAAGGGATATAGGAATAGAAAGCAGTTACAAAGATAATATAGATGAAATCATGAATGGAGAGGTTGTAGTAACTTTTGGAAATCAGCTGAACGGATTTCAATATACGGATCTTAGAATATGTATAATATCGGACAAAGAAGTTTTTGGATCGGCAAGAAGAAAAATGCTTAAAAGACATTCCAAAAAAGGCGTAGGCAAGATAAAAAGCTTTACGGAGTTAAAACCAGGTGATTATGTTGTTCATGTAAATCACGGCATAGGAGTATATAAAGGTATAAGGCAGCTTGAACTTCAAGGACATAAAAAAGATTATCTGGAATTGACATATTCGGGCGATGATAAACTGTATGTACCTGTAGAGCAGCTGGATATGGTTCAAAAATACATAGGAAGTGATGGAAAAACACCAAAGATCAATAAGCTTGGCAGTCCGGAATGGTCTAAAGCCAAGCGGAAGGTAAAAAAGTCCATAGAGGAAATAGCAGATGATCTAGTAAAGTTATATGCAGTAAGATCTACACTTAAAGGCTATAAATATTCAAAGGATACAATATGGCAAAAACAGTTTGAAGATGAGTTCCCATATGAAGAGACGCCAGATCAAATCACTACAATAAATGATATAAAGGCAGATATGCAGTCGGATAAAGTCATGGATAGACTACTGTGCGGTGATGTAGGATACGGAAAAACAGAAGTAGCAGTAAGAGCAGCTTTTAAAGCTGTAATGGATGGAAAGCAGGTGGCTTTTCTAGTACCTACTACAATACTTGCACAACAACACTACAATAATTTTATAAAAAGATTTTCTGATTTTCCAATAAAAATAGATATGATTAGTAGATTCAGAACGATATCTCAACAGAAGAAAACTATAAAAGCATTAAAAAATGGAGAAGTAGATATACTTATAGGAACACATAGAATACTCCAAAAGGATGTGCAGTTCAAAGATCTTGGACTTCTGATAATAGATGAGGAACAGAGATTTGGAGTTACCCATAAAGAAAAAATAAAGAAGATGAGGAAAAATGTTGATGTTCTTACTCTAAGTGCTACTCCCATACCTAGAACTCTTCATATGTCACTTGTCGGTGTCAGGGATATAAGTGTTATAGAAACACCACCAGAGCAGAGACATCCCATACAGACATATGTAGTGGAGTACAATGATCAATTGATAAGAGATGCCATATTGAGGGAGACTAACAGGGGAGGACAGGTATATTTTGTATATAATAGAGTAGAAAATATAAATAAGATGGCAGCTTATATATCCAAACTCATTCCAGAAGTAAAAGTTGCAGTGGCCCATGGGAAAATGCAGGAGAAAGAACTTGAAAATGTCATGGTAGCATTTATGAATAATGAGTGTGATATACTCCTATGTACAACTATCATAGAAACAGGTATGGACATACAAAATGTTAACACTATGATAATTTATGATGCAGATAAAATGGGATTGTCCCAACTATACCAATTGAGAGGAAGAGTTGGAAGAACAGATAAAATAGCCTATTGCTATTTAACTTATAGGAAGGATAAAATACTTACTGAAGTAGCAGAAAAACGTCTCAAGGCAATTAAAGATTTCACAGAATTAGGTTCCGGTTTCAAGATAGCGCTGAAGGATCTTGAAATACGTGGCGCAGGTAATATAATGGGATCATCGCAGCATGGTCATATGGCAGCAATAGGCTATGATCTTTACTGCAAGATGCTTGAAGATACTATAAAGACCATAAAAGGAGAAATAGAGGAAGAGCCAGTTGAAACTACTGTGGATCTAAAAGTGGATGCTTATATACCTAATGATTATATAGAAAATGAAGTCCAAAAGATAGAAATATATAAAAAGATAGCAGCTATTAATTGCTATGAAGATATGATGGATATAAAAGAAGAATTAGAAGACAGGTTTTCTACTATACCAAATCCAATATGTAATCTCATGAATATAGCATATATAAGGAGCATTGGCAAAAGACTCGGGATAGAAGAAATAAAAGAAAAAAAGGATGAAATTGTTTTTATTTTTAAAAGTAGAGAAAAAATCAACAATGATGTTTTAAAATTTGTTATAAAGAAATATGCGAGAAATATAGTCTTGAAAATGGATGATAAACCGGGATTTGGCTACAGGATCAAAGATTTAAAAAGAGACAATCTTCTAATAATTATAAAGGAATTAATGGAATTCATGATAAGTGTTCAAAAACAGGCACAATAATTTCCAGGGTATTACAAAAATATGAACAAAAATGGTTTTGTTATAAAATTGTGTTTGTGATAAAATGAATCTGTATTTTATGAAATACATACTGAATGATAAAAAATTCAATATACAAATAAGAGTGGAGGAATAACAGTGAATATAAAGAAAATCTTAGTTGCTGTTTTAGCATCTGCAACATTATTTTCCATTTCCGGGTGCAGTATGATAGAAAAGACACCAGAGGCTATAGCCAATAGTGCTGTAGCAATAGTTAATGGGGAGAAGATAACAAGGGCGGAATTAGATAAAGATCCTAATACACTTCAAGTGATTCAACAGGCAAAGCAGCAGTATGGAGACAATTATTCTCAAAATGAGGAGGCAGTAAGTGCAATAAAATCCCAAAAAGAGCAGATCTTAGACAACATGATAACTGAAAAGGTATTGAGTCAAAAAGCCAAGGAACTAAATATCCTTCCAAGTGATTCAAAAGTAAAAAGTGATGCAAAGGCACAGATAGACAAGATGAAGAAACAGTATTTTGGCGGTGACGAAACTAAATTTGCAGAAGCATTGAAACAACAGGGATTTACCGAGCAAGCTTTAACGGAAATGTATGTAGCTCAAATTAGAAATCAGGAAATACAGGAGAATATAGCTAAGAGTCTTACAAAAAATTTAAAGATTACTGATAAGCAGGTTAAAGATTATTATGATAAGAATAAAGATAAATTTACTGAACAGCCTACGAAAATGCATCTGGAACATATACTTGTAAAGACTGAAGATGAAGCTAAAAAGGTCAAGAAAAGACTTGATAGTGGTGAAAGTTTTGCTAAAGTAGCCAAGGAAGTTTCACAGGATACGTCAAACAAGGATAAAGGTGGAGATCTGGGAGAAATAAGTGTTGATGACACCAATTATGATGCACAGTTTATGGCTGGTGCCAAGGCATTGAAGGAAGGACAGATATCCAATCCTGTACAAAGCAGCTTTGGATGGCATATAATAAAATGTATAAAGAAAACAGAGTATCCTGTTAAAGAGTTTTCCAAAGTTAAATCACAGATAAAGAGTCAATTGGAAAATGATCAAAAGACTAAAATAATGAGCCAGAAAACCAGCGAATGGAAGAAAGCTGCAAAAATAGAGAAAAAGGAAAAGAATTTAATGTAAGTAAATTACATGTGAATAAAAATAACCTTAATTAGATGATTCTAATAAGGTTATTTTTTAATTTTTTCTAATTTTAATAACAATTGTGCATAAAATTTCATATTTAGAAAAATAATAATAATACAATTCATATAATTAAGGAGGAATACAGCATGAAAGCAACTGGAATTGTTAGACGTATAGACGATTTAGGAAGAGTTGTTATACCTAAGGAGATAAGAAGGACTCTTAGAATAAGAGAGGGAGATCCACTTGAGATATTTACAGATAGAGAAGGCGGGGTTATTTTAAAAAAATATTCGCCCATCGATGAATTGAGTGAAATATCCAAAGGATACACAGAGTCTCTTGAACAAACCATCGGAGATATTGTCTTGATATGTGATAATGATAGCTTGGTATCTGTGAGCGGTGCACCTAAAAAAGAGTATATAGACAAGAAAATAAGTGAGGAATTGGAGGAAATAATTGAAAATAGAAAATTGGTGTCACTAGGGGAAAAAGAGGTAATTGATTTATATGAAGACGAAGAAGCCGAAAAAAAATATAAAGCCCAAGTTATATCACCTATCATAGCAGGAGGAGATGCAATTGGAGCTGTTATAATAACTTCAAAGGAAGAAGTGGATTTTGGTGACGTAGAAGTTAAATTAGCGGAAACTGCATCATCATTTCTTGGAAAACAAATGGAGGAATAATGTAATGGCAGTTTTACTGCCATTACATTATTATAATTAGATTTCAAGTATAAACTTCATACTCATTAAATGATTATTGACAATAATAAAAAAAAATACTCACTGAAAGTAATAATAATTATAAATTTAAAGTAATTATAAATATGTATACTATATTGCAATGATTTATGATTATAGATATTCGGGGGTATTTTTATGATAAAGCAGTCACTTATGAAAGGTACTTTAATTTTAGGAATGTCGGGAATGCTCTGTAAATTCCTCGGGCTATTTTTTAGATGGCCACTGCAAATGCTTATTGGAGATGAAGGTGTAGGGTATTATCAGATGTCATTCCCACTATATATGTTTTTCATAGCAGCATCATCAGGTATACCTGTGGCAGTTTCTAAGATGGTATCAGAGAGTTATGCAACGGGAGATTATGTAAGAGTAATACAGATATTTAGAAAATCTATATTGCTGATGTTTATACTGGGCACAGGGTTTACTGCACTATTATTGATTTTTTCCAAACCGATAATATCATTTTTAAAATGGGACAGTAAATCGTATTACTCATTGATTGCTATTGCATTTGCACCTATGTTTATATCTATAATGAGTGCATTTAGAGGATTCTTTCAAGGACTGCAGAATATGAATTATACAGCAATATCACAAATAATAGAACAGATAGGAAGGGTTGTGGTGGGAGTTGGACTTGCTTATCTACTGCTGCCAAGAGGAATAGAATATTCAGCAGGAGGAGCAGCTTTGGGAGCTGCAGCAGGGGGATTGTTTGGTGGTATATATTTAATAAAGAAATATTTTGATATGAGACAGGAAATACATGTATATAATCCACCGGATAATCAAGACGTACTCACCACACTTTTATACATAGCCATTCCGGTATCAATAGGGGCCGCAGTAAGCAGCATAATGAGTCTTATAGATTCTGCACTTGTTCCACAGAAACTTCTGGAGGCTGGTTTTACATACAGGCAGGCCACTATACTGTATGGAAGACTTACGGGTAAAGCATTTATACTTATAAATGTACCTCTGACACTCTCTGTGGCACTGTGCTCTTCAATTGTCCCTATAATTGCCGAGTATCATATTTTAAATAGAAGGCTTGAATTGGAAGACAAGGTAGATCTTGCGTTTAAACTGTCTACAGTAATAGCGCTGCCGTCCATGCTTGGGTTATATACTCTGGCACATCCTATTTTGGAGCTTATTTTTCCTGGCCAGTCCCAGGGCTATGATATACTCCAGTATTCTGCATTATCTATTCCGTTTATAATAATTGCGCAGACTTCAACTGCAATATTACAGGGATCAGGTTATTATATCATGCCTGTTTTAAATCTGGCCGTAGGATGCGTCTTAAAAATAATATTTACGTTGTTATTAGTTCCGATTCCCGGTATAAATATATATGGAGCAATATTTGGCAGCACAGTTGGATATACAATGGCTGCAATTTTGAATGTTATTTTATTAAAACGAAAGTTGAATATAAGAATGAATTACTTTCAAACTGTAATAAAACCTGCTTTTGCTTCGATATTAATGATAATAGTGGTTGTAATTATCTATATTAATGTCTATAATTATACAATGAGCAGTAGATTTTCATGCTTTTTCTCCATATTAATTGGAATAATTGTGTACATTGTTCTTCTAGTTCTATTCAGGATATTTAAATATGGATATATTAAAAGCAGATTTTTAAGGAAATAGAGGAGAAGTTTCTATGATTAAGATAGTGGGGCTGGGACCTGGATCTATAGAATCCCTTACTTTAGGGACTGTAAATTTATTGAAAAGTTCGCCAAGAATTTATTTGAGAACTGAGAAACATCCTACAGTAAAATATTTGAGAGATTTAAATATAGAATTTGAAACATACGATATAACCTATGAGACAGAAAAAAGTTTTGAAGATGTATATGAAATCATATCCCATGACCTGATATTAAAGGAAAGTAAATATGGCGATATAGTATATGCAGTTCCAGGTCATCCTTTAGTAGCTGAGAAATCTGTAACCATTCTTCTTGACCTTTGCAGGGGAAATCATATAGAGACTAGAGTATATCCATCTGTAAGTTTTATAGATGCTATTTTTGAGGCACTGGGAATGGATATATTTGAAAATCTAAGAATTGTAGATGCGTTTGACATTAAGTCTCAGACTGTGGATAAAAGGTGTGGAATTATAATAACTCAAGTATATGATAAATTTATTGCTTCGGATGTAAAGTTAGCCTTAATGGATTATTATAAACAGGATATAAATATATATTTTATAAGGGCAGCTGGAATCAAAGGCTTGGAATCCATAAGAAAGATAAAATTATACGAGTTGGATAGACAATGCGATATAGATTATTTGACATCTATCTACATACCACGAAATTCAGAGGCCATATATAATTTCACAGATTTACTTAATATAATGGATACACTTAGAGGAGAAAATGGATGTCCATGGGATAGAAAGCAAAATCATGAGAGCTTAAAGAAATATCTTATAGAAGAAAGCTATGAAGTTTTAGAGGCAATAGAAGACAAGGATGATTCCGAATTGACTGAAGAACTTGGGGAT
Proteins encoded in this region:
- the mazG gene encoding nucleoside triphosphate pyrophosphohydrolase; the encoded protein is MIKIVGLGPGSIESLTLGTVNLLKSSPRIYLRTEKHPTVKYLRDLNIEFETYDITYETEKSFEDVYEIISHDLILKESKYGDIVYAVPGHPLVAEKSVTILLDLCRGNHIETRVYPSVSFIDAIFEALGMDIFENLRIVDAFDIKSQTVDKRCGIIITQVYDKFIASDVKLALMDYYKQDINIYFIRAAGIKGLESIRKIKLYELDRQCDIDYLTSIYIPRNSEAIYNFTDLLNIMDTLRGENGCPWDRKQNHESLKKYLIEESYEVLEAIEDKDDSELTEELGDVLFQVVFHSQIGKEEGFFDINSVINTVCKKMIERHPHVFGNAEVKDSEEVLTNWEEIKKNQQGLTTYTQQLKHIPKILPALMRAYKVQEKASKVGFDFNSVEDTLDKVAEEYHELRYVYNSKERVKIVEEMGDLIFASVNVARFLDIDPEFALNYTIEKFIKRFAYIENKAKSMQMSMQEMTSEEMNKFWIEAKSK
- a CDS encoding peptidylprolyl isomerase → MNIKKILVAVLASATLFSISGCSMIEKTPEAIANSAVAIVNGEKITRAELDKDPNTLQVIQQAKQQYGDNYSQNEEAVSAIKSQKEQILDNMITEKVLSQKAKELNILPSDSKVKSDAKAQIDKMKKQYFGGDETKFAEALKQQGFTEQALTEMYVAQIRNQEIQENIAKSLTKNLKITDKQVKDYYDKNKDKFTEQPTKMHLEHILVKTEDEAKKVKKRLDSGESFAKVAKEVSQDTSNKDKGGDLGEISVDDTNYDAQFMAGAKALKEGQISNPVQSSFGWHIIKCIKKTEYPVKEFSKVKSQIKSQLENDQKTKIMSQKTSEWKKAAKIEKKEKNLM
- a CDS encoding putative polysaccharide biosynthesis protein, with product MIKQSLMKGTLILGMSGMLCKFLGLFFRWPLQMLIGDEGVGYYQMSFPLYMFFIAASSGIPVAVSKMVSESYATGDYVRVIQIFRKSILLMFILGTGFTALLLIFSKPIISFLKWDSKSYYSLIAIAFAPMFISIMSAFRGFFQGLQNMNYTAISQIIEQIGRVVVGVGLAYLLLPRGIEYSAGGAALGAAAGGLFGGIYLIKKYFDMRQEIHVYNPPDNQDVLTTLLYIAIPVSIGAAVSSIMSLIDSALVPQKLLEAGFTYRQATILYGRLTGKAFILINVPLTLSVALCSSIVPIIAEYHILNRRLELEDKVDLAFKLSTVIALPSMLGLYTLAHPILELIFPGQSQGYDILQYSALSIPFIIIAQTSTAILQGSGYYIMPVLNLAVGCVLKIIFTLLLVPIPGINIYGAIFGSTVGYTMAAILNVILLKRKLNIRMNYFQTVIKPAFASILMIIVVVIIYINVYNYTMSSRFSCFFSILIGIIVYIVLLVLFRIFKYGYIKSRFLRK
- the spoVT gene encoding stage V sporulation protein T, with product MKATGIVRRIDDLGRVVIPKEIRRTLRIREGDPLEIFTDREGGVILKKYSPIDELSEISKGYTESLEQTIGDIVLICDNDSLVSVSGAPKKEYIDKKISEELEEIIENRKLVSLGEKEVIDLYEDEEAEKKYKAQVISPIIAGGDAIGAVIITSKEEVDFGDVEVKLAETASSFLGKQMEE
- the mfd gene encoding transcription-repair coupling factor; the protein is MRLKGLIKPIEDSSEFKDIMASVENKKFPIGVYGLSESGRSCLIDTVYENMDKSFLILTHSDVEARKLYEDLSLYENKVFYFPSKEVVFYNIDAISGDLRWERLKVIKQMLSRGKKIIVTCIETLASIYIPVDLYKKYTFRLSPGKNIDLNEFGKKLVQCGYERVDIVESKGQFSIRGGILDIYSPVLGEAYRVELFGDEIESIRNFNVESQRSIEKVKSIEIFPAKEIILDSQTVESAYESIKRDKDLIIEKLRRGKNNEAADKLEKLIDRNLEFLKESWGFETIDSFMPYFYDKTSSFLDYAKNYFIIVDDVKRCSGKLDSVYFEFEENYKSFLQRGGVLPGQANLLISKIQVMKSLDSRGVIILDSIAKSSEYLRPKFITKFSQITLNNYSGKIDLLVEEVKEKKDNRFKVLILAGTRPRGERLVKNLRDIGIESSYKDNIDEIMNGEVVVTFGNQLNGFQYTDLRICIISDKEVFGSARRKMLKRHSKKGVGKIKSFTELKPGDYVVHVNHGIGVYKGIRQLELQGHKKDYLELTYSGDDKLYVPVEQLDMVQKYIGSDGKTPKINKLGSPEWSKAKRKVKKSIEEIADDLVKLYAVRSTLKGYKYSKDTIWQKQFEDEFPYEETPDQITTINDIKADMQSDKVMDRLLCGDVGYGKTEVAVRAAFKAVMDGKQVAFLVPTTILAQQHYNNFIKRFSDFPIKIDMISRFRTISQQKKTIKALKNGEVDILIGTHRILQKDVQFKDLGLLIIDEEQRFGVTHKEKIKKMRKNVDVLTLSATPIPRTLHMSLVGVRDISVIETPPEQRHPIQTYVVEYNDQLIRDAILRETNRGGQVYFVYNRVENINKMAAYISKLIPEVKVAVAHGKMQEKELENVMVAFMNNECDILLCTTIIETGMDIQNVNTMIIYDADKMGLSQLYQLRGRVGRTDKIAYCYLTYRKDKILTEVAEKRLKAIKDFTELGSGFKIALKDLEIRGAGNIMGSSQHGHMAAIGYDLYCKMLEDTIKTIKGEIEEEPVETTVDLKVDAYIPNDYIENEVQKIEIYKKIAAINCYEDMMDIKEELEDRFSTIPNPICNLMNIAYIRSIGKRLGIEEIKEKKDEIVFIFKSREKINNDVLKFVIKKYARNIVLKMDDKPGFGYRIKDLKRDNLLIIIKELMEFMISVQKQAQ